In one window of Miscanthus floridulus cultivar M001 chromosome 12, ASM1932011v1, whole genome shotgun sequence DNA:
- the LOC136495953 gene encoding uncharacterized protein — protein sequence MKSQADKQRTEREFNEGDSVFLKLQPYTQSSVASRTNQNLSFRFYGPFKIIQRIGKVAYKLDLPEDSRIHPVVHVSQLKKHVPATMTVSDDLSSVGVEPIKELQPHQVLQVRTILRGAHSVPQKLIQWTGLPEALATWEDDHTLLEKFPQFAASGQAGIQGRGSVMGCHSSSTSSGP from the coding sequence ATGAAATCACAGGCGGATAAGCAACGTACTGAACGGGAATTCAATGAGGGTGATTCTGTATTCCTGAAGTTGCAACCATACACTCAGTCATCTGTTGCATCTCGGACCAATCAGAACCTTTCATTTCGTTTCTACGGTCCATTCAAGATCATCCAGAGGATAGGCAAAGTGGCGTACAAGTTGGATCTTCCTGAGGATTCACGCATTCACCCTGTTGTCCATGTCTCACAGCTGAAGAAACATGTTCCAGCAACGATGACTGTCAGCGATGACCTCTCATCTGTTGGTGTGGAACCGATAAAGGAGTTACAACCACATCAAGTTCTTCAGGTGCGCACTATACTGCGGGGAGCTCATTCTGTGCCACAGAAGTTGATCCAGTGGACAGGCTTACCTGAAGCTTTGGCTACATGGGAGGATGATCATACACTCCTAGAGAAGTTTCCACAGTTTGCAGCTTCAGGACAAGCTGGAATTCAAGGCCGGGGGAGTGTTATGGGCTGCcatagtagtagtactagtagtgggCCGTAG
- the LOC136498554 gene encoding uncharacterized protein isoform X2, with protein MADENAGKKEEEFSTGPLSVLMMSVKNNTQVLINCRNNKKLLGRVRAFDRHCNMVLENVREMWTEVPKTGKGKKKALPVNKDRFISKMFLRGDSVIIVLRNPN; from the exons ATGGCGGATGAGAAT GCTGGAAAGAAAGAGGAGGAATTTAGCACAGGCCCTCTGTCAGTCCTAATGATGAGTGTTAAGAACAACACCCAG GTGCTCATCAATTGCCGCAACAACAAGAAGCTACTTGGTCGGGTTCGTGCTTTTGATCGCCACTGTAACATGGTGCTCGAGAACGTGCGGGAGATGTGGACAGAG GTCCCCAAGACTGGCAAGGGCAAAAAGAAGGCTCTGCCTGTGAACAAGGATAGATTCATCAGCAAGATGTTCCTCAGGGGAGACTCGGTCATCATCGTGCTGAGGAACCCGAACTGA
- the LOC136498554 gene encoding uncharacterized protein isoform X1: MADENQAGKKEEEFSTGPLSVLMMSVKNNTQVLINCRNNKKLLGRVRAFDRHCNMVLENVREMWTEVPKTGKGKKKALPVNKDRFISKMFLRGDSVIIVLRNPN, encoded by the exons ATGGCGGATGAGAAT CAGGCTGGAAAGAAAGAGGAGGAATTTAGCACAGGCCCTCTGTCAGTCCTAATGATGAGTGTTAAGAACAACACCCAG GTGCTCATCAATTGCCGCAACAACAAGAAGCTACTTGGTCGGGTTCGTGCTTTTGATCGCCACTGTAACATGGTGCTCGAGAACGTGCGGGAGATGTGGACAGAG GTCCCCAAGACTGGCAAGGGCAAAAAGAAGGCTCTGCCTGTGAACAAGGATAGATTCATCAGCAAGATGTTCCTCAGGGGAGACTCGGTCATCATCGTGCTGAGGAACCCGAACTGA